A region of Silurus meridionalis isolate SWU-2019-XX chromosome 15, ASM1480568v1, whole genome shotgun sequence DNA encodes the following proteins:
- the nsrp1 gene encoding nuclear speckle splicing regulatory protein 1: MAASGGKQYGLILSQKSTKLAPVSRPSIFGDDSDDETSVGESLQKEANKKKMMKQTRLEMQKALDEDSSVYEYDSVYDDIQKKRLESNKKLLGGADRKPKYITQIMRAVEERKKEQERRDDRKIQKEREAEGEKFADKEAYVTSAYKQKLKEREEELEREKRAAEIEAALDVKKQKDLSGFYRHLLNQTVGEEALPDRSADRKEKSKSPVKTSPPRGNDSGADSNEERSSPKAEFSKSGGNSSHSKRQYRQRSPSSGSEDDRKKEKKREKEKRAHRERERARSRDREREEQHGHRREKEKERHRDRDADRGRERKDRDKDRETEDRHLKRNRADGDQDRHRDRDDKKEREKKAQGDEKEKDKKAENAAETNAAEPSKFLKRSNEQTVSSARERFLARQMARSAAKSYVEKEDV; encoded by the exons ATGGCGGCCTCCGGTGGTAAACA GTACGGTCTCATTTTATCCCAGAAGAGTACGAAATTGGCCCCCGTCTCACGACCATCGATTTTCGGAGACGATTCGGATGATGAA ACATCTGTTGGTGAGAGTTTGCAGAAGGAGgcgaacaaaaaaaagatgatgaagcAG ACGCGACTCGAGATGCAAAAGGCTCTGGACGAAGACAGCAGCGTGTACGAGTACGACAGCGTGTACGATGACATCCAGAAGAAAAGACTTGAGAGCAATAAGAAGCTGCTTGGAGGCGCAGACAGAAAG CCCAAGTATATCACGCAGATAATGCGCGCTGTGGAGGAACGGAAGAAAGAGCAAGAGCGTCGCGACGACAGAAAGATCCAGAAGGAGAGAGAAGCCGAGGGGGAGAAGTTTGCCGATAAAGAAGCGTACGTAACCTCAGCCTACAAACAGAAGCTGAAAGAACGTGAGGAGGAACTGGAGCGAGAGAAGAGAGCGGCAGAGATCGAGG CCGCCTTGGATGTGAAGAAGCAGAAGGACCTGAGTGGATTTTACAGACACCTTCTGAACCAGACTGTAGGAGAGGAGGCTCTTCCTGATCGTAGTGCTGATCG GAAAGAGAAATCGAAGTCGCCGGTTAAAACCTCGCCACCGCGAGGAAACGACAGCGGGGCCGATTCGAACGAGGAACGCAGCTCACCTAAAGCCGAGTTCAGCAAAAGCGGCGGCAACAGCAGTCACTCCAAACGGCAGTACCGCCAGCGTTCTCCTTCATCCGGCAGCGAAGACGacaggaagaaggagaagaaacgagaaaaagagaagcgtgcacacagagagagagaaagagcccGGTCGAGGGACAGAGAAAGGGAAGAACAGCACGGCCAtcggagagaaaaagagaaggagcgACACCGGGACAGAGACGCAGACAGAGGGCGAGAAAGAAAGGatagagacaaagacagagaaacagaagacAGACACTTGAAGAGGAACAGAGCAGACGGAGATCAGGATCGACACAGGGATCGAGACGACAAAAAGGAACGAGAGAAGAAGGCGCAAGGTGACGAGAAAGAGAAGGACAAAAAGGCTGAAAATGCTGCTGAGACCAACGCAGCAGAGCCAAGCAAATTCCTAAAACGCAGTAATGAGCAGACGGTGAGCTCGGCGAGAGAGAGGTTCCTGGCCCGACAGATGGCTCGCTCGGCTGCGAAGAGCTATGTGGAGAAGGAGGATGTTTAA